One Delphinus delphis chromosome 16, mDelDel1.2, whole genome shotgun sequence genomic window carries:
- the ATOH7 gene encoding transcription factor ATOH7, with protein MKSCKPSNPAAGARAAPPCVGGAECAGTCAGEGRLESAARRRLAANARERRRMQGLNTAFDRLRRVVPQWGQDKKLSKYETLQMALSYIMALTRILAEAERFGSERDWVNLHCEHFGRDHYLPFAGAKLPGESEPYGQRLFGFQPEPFQMAS; from the coding sequence ATGAAGTCCTGCAAGCCCAGCAACCCGGCGGCTGGAGCGCGTGCCGCGCCCCCGTGCGTGGGCGGCGCCGAGTGCGCGGGTACGTGCGCCGGGGAGGGGCGGCTGGAGAGCGCGGCGCGCAGGCGCCTAGCGGCCAACGCGCGCGAGCGGCGCCGCATGCAGGGGCTCAACACGGCTTTTGACCGTCTGCGCAGGGTGGTACCCCAATGGGGCCAGGATAAAAAACTGTCCAAGTACGAGACCCTGCAGATGGCGCTGAGCTACATCATGGCTCTGACCCGCATCCTGGCCGAGGCAGAGCGATTCGGCTCCGAGCGGGACTGGGTCAATCTCCACTGTGAGCACTTCGGCCGAGACCACTACCTTCCGTTCGCGGGCGCGAAGCTGCCGGGCGAGAGCGAGCCCTACGGCCAAAGGCTCTTCGGCTTCCAGCCCGAGCCCTTCCAGATGGCCAGTTAG